The genomic interval TCCGCTGCTGATGGTGACGCTGCTGGATGCCCGCCATATGCTGGTCTTCGGTAAAAACTGCCTCTTCCAGGAGGTGCTCGACAGCTTCGGCATTCGCAATGCCTGGGAAGGGGAGATGACGTTCTGGGGCAGTACCGCCGTCGGTATCGATCGTCTGGCGGCGTTTCGTGATGTCGATGTGCTGTGTTTCGACCACGGTAACGAACGCGACATGCAAACCCTGATGGCGACCCCGCTCTGGCAGGCGATGCCGTTTGTGCGTGAGCAGCGCTTCCAGCGCGCTCCGGCGGTCTGGTTCTACGGGGCGACGCTGTCGGCCATGCATTTTGCCCGCGTGCTGGATAACGCCCTGGGAGGTAAAGCATGAGTACGCGTATCGCCCGCTTTCCGGCGCTGCTGTTATCCCTGCTTTTTCTGGTTGCGCTGGCATTAACCGGTTTCAACCTCTCCACGGCGTTACCCCGCGCGCAGTGGGGGGCCGCTCTGGCCTCGCCGGATATCGACAATATTCAGCAGATGCTGTTCCACTACAGCCTGCTGCCGCGTCTGGCAATCTCCCTTTTAGTCGGCGCCGGTTTAGGGCTGGTGGGCGTGCTGTTCCAGCAGGTTTTACGTAACCCGCTGGCAGAGCCGACCACGCTCGGCGTCGCGACGGGGGCTCAACTTGGGATCACCGTCACCACGCTGTGGGCGCTGCCGGGAGCGTTAACCTCGCAGTTTGCGGCACTCGCGGGAGCGTGCGTGGTGGGGGCGCTGGTCTTTGGCGTGGCCTGGGGCAAGCGCCTTTCCCCGGTGACGCTTATTCTGGCCGGACTGGTGGTAAGCCTCTACTGCGGGGCGATTAACCAGCTGCTGGTGCTGTTCAACCACGATCGTCTGCAAAGCATGTTCCTCTGGAGTACCGGCACGCTCACCCAGACCGACTGGAGCGTTGTGCAGCACCTTTGGCCGCAGCTGGCGGGCGGTGTGGTGCTGACGCTGCTGCTCCTGCGTCCTCTGACGCTCATGGGTCTGGATGATGGCGTGGCGCGTAACCTGGGGCTGGCGCTGTCGCTGGCTCGTCTGGCGGCGCTGACGCTGGCGATTGTATTGAGTGCCCTGCTGGTGAACGCGGTCGGCATCATCGGGTTTATCGGCCTGTTTGCGCCGCTGCTGGCGAAAATGCTCGGGGCGCGTCGCTTGCTGGCGCGTCTGATGCTGGCACCGCTGATTGGGGCGCTGATCCTCTGGCTTTCCGATCAGCTTATTCTCTGGCTGGCGCAGGTCTGGCGGGAAGTATCCACCGGCTCTGTGACCGCGCTTATCGGGGCGCCGCTGCTGCTGTGGCTGCTCCCGCGCCTGCGCAGCATGAGCGCCCCGGCGATGAACGCGGGCGATAAAGTCTCCGCTGAACGTCGGTCGGTGTGGTGGTTCAGTCTTGCCGGTCTGGCGGTGCTGATCATCGCCTCGTTCGCGGCGCTCTCATTCGGGCGCGATGCCGCGGGCTGGCACTGGGCAACGGGTGATTTACTCAATGAACTGCTGCAGTGGCGCTGGCCGCGTATTTTCGCTGCGCTGATCGCAGGGGTGATGTTGGCGGTGGCGGGGTGCATTATCCAGCGTCTGACCAGCAACCCGATGGCAAGCCCTGAAGTGCTCGGGATCAGCTCTGGCGCCGCCTTTGGCGTGGTGCTGATGCTGTTCTTTGTGCCGGGGAATGCGTTTGGCTGGCTGATGCCTGCGGGGAGTCTCGGCGCGGCAGTTACGCTGCTGATTATCCTGATTGCCGCCGGTCGCGGCGGATTTTCGCCGCACCGCATGCTGCTGGCCGGGATGGCGCTCAGCACCGCATTTACGATGCTGCTGATGATGCTGCAGGCGAGCGGCGATCCGCGTATGGCGAAGATCCTGACCTGGATTTCCGGATCAACGTACGGTGCCACCGGTAGCCAGGCGATCTGGTCCGGGATAGTGATGGTCGTGCTGCTGGCGATGGTACCGCTGTGCCGCCGCTGGATGACCATTCTGCCGCTCGGCGGCGAAACCGCGCGTGCGGTGGGAATGGCGCTGACGCCAGCGCGTGTGGCCTTGCTGCTGCTGGCGGCGTGCCTGACGGCGACGGCAACCCTGACGATAGGACCGCTGAGTTTTGTCGGGTTAATGGCGCCGCACATTGCCAGAATGATGGGATTCCGCCGGACGATGCCGCATATCGTAATGTCGGCCCTGACGGGTGGGGTGATGCTGGTGTTTGCGGACTGGTGCGGAAGAATGGTGCTGTTCCCGTATCAGATCCCGGCGGGTCTGCTGTCGACCTTTATCGGCGCGCCGTATTTTATTTATCTGTTGAGAAAGCAGAGCCGGTAATAAAAGCAAACGGCAACCTTCAGGTTACCGTTTTAGTGTTTGCTCCCTCTCCCGTGGGAGAGGGGTGGGGTGAGGGCATCAAGCCGCACATTTTACAGCTTCGCAAACACCTTACGCGCCGCGTCGATGGTGTTATTGATATCTTCTTCACTGTGCGCCACGGACATAAAGCCCGCTTCGAATGCGGACGGCGCCAGGTATACGCCTTCTTCCAGCATCAGGTGGAAGAAGCGCTTGAAGCGTTCAACGTCGCACTTCACCACGTCCTGATAGCAGGTCACGGTTTTCGCATCGGTGAAGAAAATCCCGAACATGCCGCCCACGTGGTTCACCACCAGCGGAACCCCCGCTTCTTCTGCGGCTTCCAGCAGGCCGTTTGCCAGCTGCGTGGTCAGGTCGGTCAGGGTTTCGTGAATGCCAGGCTGAGCCACTTCGGTCAGGCAGGCAAAGCCCGCAGCCATGGCGATAGGGTTACCGGAGAGCGTGCCCGCCTGGTAAACCGGGCCGGTTGGTGCCAGGGCTTCCATCACGTCCTTACGACCACCGAATGCACCAACCGGCATGCCGCCGCCAATGATTTTGCCGAGGCAGGTCAGGTCCGGCACGACGTCGTAGTAAGACTGGGCACCCGCCAGCGCCACGCGGAAGCCGGTCATGACTTCATCGATGATTAGCAGCGCGCCGAATTCGTCACACAGGGCGCGCAGGCCCGGCAGGAAGTCAGGCTGCGGTGGGATACAGTTCATGTTACCCGCAACCGGCTCAACGATGATGCAGGCGATCTCCTGCGGATACTGCTCGAACGCCGCGCGAACGGTAGCAAGATCGTTGTAGGTGCAGGTCAGGGTGTGCTTCGCGAAATCTGCCGGCACGCCCGGGGAGTTCGGCTGGCCGAGCGTCAGCGCGCCGGAACCGGCTTTCACCAGCAGGCAGTCCGCATGACCGTGGTAGCAGCCTTCAAACTTGATGATTTTATCGCGACCGGTAAAACCGCGCGCCAGGCGGATGGCGCTCATGGTGGCCTCGGTACCGGAGTTCACCATGCGCACCATGTCCATGGTGGGCACCAGTTCGGTCACCAGCTCCGCCATTTTCACTTCCATTTCGGTTGGCGCGCCGAAGCTCAGGCCGCGCTGGGCGGCTTCAATCACCGCGTTACGAATGGCCGGGTGGTTGTGCCCCAGCACCATCGGTCCCCAGGAACCCACATAATCGATATAGGCTTTGCCATCGACATCATACAGATACGCGCCGTCAGCACGTTCGATAAACAGCGGCGTACCGCCCACGCCGGTGAAGGCGCGCACGGGTGAGTTCACGCCACCCGGAATAAGCTCGCGGGCTGCACTGTAGAGGTTTTCAGACTTGCTCATGGCGTCGTTCCTGGTTCGTATAAAATGATTAAGCCCACTATTCTAAGTGATTCGGGGAAGGTTATGAAATTTTTAGCCGGGTAATGCTTTAAGATTTGTTAAGTAATTTTCAGGAGACGGTAGGGCAGTCTCTGGTAAAATCCCTGCGGCTTTTTGTATGACGAATAAGAACAGGACATGAAATCAGATTCTCCGTCTTTTGAAGAACAACAGTTTACGCGCGCCCAGCACCGAATCAGCATTCGGCGGCTGCTCAATCGCGATAAAACGCCGCTGGCGATCCTGCTGGCCGCTGCCGTGGTGGGCACACTCGCGGGGCTGATTGGCGTGGCGTTTGAAAAAGCGGTTAACGCCGTACTCAACTGGCGAGTGGGCACCGTGGCCGGTTTCGCCGACAGCGAATGGCTGGTCTGGGTGTGGGCATTCGGGCTGTCTGCGCTGTTTGCCATGGTGGGGTATTTTCTGGTGCGTAAATTTGCGCCGGAAGCGGGCGGGTCGGGCATCCCGGAAATTGAAGGTGCGCTGGAGGAGCTGCGTCCGGTTCGCTGGTGGCGGGTGATTCCGGTTAAATTCATCGGCGGTATGGGTACCCTGGGCGCGGGCATGGTGCTTGGCCGGGAAGGGCCCACGGTACAGCTGGGGGGCAACGTCGGCCGCATGGTGGGCGATCTGTTTCGGATGCGAAGCGCCGAAGCGCGCCATACGCTGCTGGCAACCGGCGCGGCGGCAGGGCTTTCCGCCGCGTTTAACGCGCCGCTGGCGGGCATTTTGTTCATTATCGAAGAGATGCGCGCGCAGTTTCGCTACAACCTGATCTCGATTAAAGCGGTGTTTACCGGCGTTATTATGTCGAGCATCGTGTTTCGCATCTTTAATGGCGAGGGAGCGGTCATTGAGGTGGGTAAACTGACCAACGCGCCGGTCAACACCCTGTGGCTTTACCTGATCCTCGGCATGGTTTTTGGCGTGGTGGGACCGCTGTTTAACACCTTTATCCTGCGCGCTCAGGATATGTTCCAGCGCATTCACGGCGGGAACACCACGAAATGGGTGCTGATGGGCGGTCTGCTGGGCGGAATGTGTGGCGTACTCGGGTTTATTGAGCCGAATGCCGCAGGCGGCGGGTTTGGGCTGATTCCCATTGCCGCGGCGGGGAATTTCAGCGTGGGTCTGCTGCTGTTTATGTTTATCTCGCGGGTCATCACGACGGTACTCTGCTTCTCTTCCGGCGCGCCAGGGGGGATTTTTGCCCCAATGCTGGCGCTGGGTACGCTGCTCGGCACCGCGTTTGGTATGGCGGCTGAAGTGGGATTTCCTGCCTATCACCTTGAAGCCGGGACCTTTGCGGTGGCCGGAATGGGGGCGCTGCTGGCCGCTTCCCTGCGTGCGCCCTTGACCGGGATCGTGCTGGTGCTGGAGATGACGGACAATTACCAGCTCATTTTGCCAATGATCATTACCTGTCTCGGCGCGACACTATTAGCCCAGTTCCTGGGTGGAAAACCGCTATACTCCACCATCCTTGCGCGTACCCTGGCGAAACAAGAGGCTGAGCGGGCCGCCTCGCAGAATACTTGAATGAATTACCAGGGTATTAGATAATGACACAAAGAATTGGGTGAATTTTACCCAATAGCAGTATTCATGGGAGCATAAGATGAGTGATGACGTAGTAGCTGTACCGCTCGAATTTACCGAAGCAGCAGCCAACAAAGTGAAAGTTCTGATTGCCGACGAAGACAATCCGGATCTGAAACTGCGCGTTTATATTACCGGTGGCGGCTGCAGCGGCTTCCAGTATGGTTTTACCTTTGACGATCAGGTTAACGATGGCGATATGACTATCGAGAAACAGGGCGTCGCGCTGGTGGTTGACCCGATGAGCCTGCAATATCTGGTGGGTGGTTCGGTGGATTACACCGAAGGTCTGGAAGGTTCGCGCTTTGTGGTAACTAACCCGAATGCGACAAGCACCTGTGGGTGTGGATCTTCGTTCAGTATTTAATTTCAGTATTTGATAAGGTGCGGGCTGATGCCCTCACCCCGGCCCTCTCCGACAGGGAGAGGGAGAAAACACTACAAACGGTAACCTGGCGGTTACCGTTTTGCTTTTACCTGTCATCCAGCGCAAACGTCGGCAGCTTCAGGTGCCAGCGTATCGCCGCTAAGCGTATCACCAGCGTCACGACCATCCCCAGCATCGCGGCATTTTCCAGCGGGAGGGCAAAGGTGTAGTACGCGGTAGCGTGAACAATCCCGCCCACAATGCAGGCCGTTGCGTAAATTTCAGTACGCAGGA from Enterobacter sp. JBIWA008 carries:
- the fhuB gene encoding Fe(3+)-hydroxamate ABC transporter permease FhuB; translated protein: MSTRIARFPALLLSLLFLVALALTGFNLSTALPRAQWGAALASPDIDNIQQMLFHYSLLPRLAISLLVGAGLGLVGVLFQQVLRNPLAEPTTLGVATGAQLGITVTTLWALPGALTSQFAALAGACVVGALVFGVAWGKRLSPVTLILAGLVVSLYCGAINQLLVLFNHDRLQSMFLWSTGTLTQTDWSVVQHLWPQLAGGVVLTLLLLRPLTLMGLDDGVARNLGLALSLARLAALTLAIVLSALLVNAVGIIGFIGLFAPLLAKMLGARRLLARLMLAPLIGALILWLSDQLILWLAQVWREVSTGSVTALIGAPLLLWLLPRLRSMSAPAMNAGDKVSAERRSVWWFSLAGLAVLIIASFAALSFGRDAAGWHWATGDLLNELLQWRWPRIFAALIAGVMLAVAGCIIQRLTSNPMASPEVLGISSGAAFGVVLMLFFVPGNAFGWLMPAGSLGAAVTLLIILIAAGRGGFSPHRMLLAGMALSTAFTMLLMMLQASGDPRMAKILTWISGSTYGATGSQAIWSGIVMVVLLAMVPLCRRWMTILPLGGETARAVGMALTPARVALLLLAACLTATATLTIGPLSFVGLMAPHIARMMGFRRTMPHIVMSALTGGVMLVFADWCGRMVLFPYQIPAGLLSTFIGAPYFIYLLRKQSR
- the hemL gene encoding glutamate-1-semialdehyde 2,1-aminomutase, with amino-acid sequence MSKSENLYSAARELIPGGVNSPVRAFTGVGGTPLFIERADGAYLYDVDGKAYIDYVGSWGPMVLGHNHPAIRNAVIEAAQRGLSFGAPTEMEVKMAELVTELVPTMDMVRMVNSGTEATMSAIRLARGFTGRDKIIKFEGCYHGHADCLLVKAGSGALTLGQPNSPGVPADFAKHTLTCTYNDLATVRAAFEQYPQEIACIIVEPVAGNMNCIPPQPDFLPGLRALCDEFGALLIIDEVMTGFRVALAGAQSYYDVVPDLTCLGKIIGGGMPVGAFGGRKDVMEALAPTGPVYQAGTLSGNPIAMAAGFACLTEVAQPGIHETLTDLTTQLANGLLEAAEEAGVPLVVNHVGGMFGIFFTDAKTVTCYQDVVKCDVERFKRFFHLMLEEGVYLAPSAFEAGFMSVAHSEEDINNTIDAARKVFAKL
- the clcA gene encoding H(+)/Cl(-) exchange transporter ClcA; its protein translation is MKSDSPSFEEQQFTRAQHRISIRRLLNRDKTPLAILLAAAVVGTLAGLIGVAFEKAVNAVLNWRVGTVAGFADSEWLVWVWAFGLSALFAMVGYFLVRKFAPEAGGSGIPEIEGALEELRPVRWWRVIPVKFIGGMGTLGAGMVLGREGPTVQLGGNVGRMVGDLFRMRSAEARHTLLATGAAAGLSAAFNAPLAGILFIIEEMRAQFRYNLISIKAVFTGVIMSSIVFRIFNGEGAVIEVGKLTNAPVNTLWLYLILGMVFGVVGPLFNTFILRAQDMFQRIHGGNTTKWVLMGGLLGGMCGVLGFIEPNAAGGGFGLIPIAAAGNFSVGLLLFMFISRVITTVLCFSSGAPGGIFAPMLALGTLLGTAFGMAAEVGFPAYHLEAGTFAVAGMGALLAASLRAPLTGIVLVLEMTDNYQLILPMIITCLGATLLAQFLGGKPLYSTILARTLAKQEAERAASQNT
- the erpA gene encoding iron-sulfur cluster insertion protein ErpA, whose amino-acid sequence is MSDDVVAVPLEFTEAAANKVKVLIADEDNPDLKLRVYITGGGCSGFQYGFTFDDQVNDGDMTIEKQGVALVVDPMSLQYLVGGSVDYTEGLEGSRFVVTNPNATSTCGCGSSFSI